The sequence TGAGATTCTCAATCTCATTAACACATGATTTTATATCTTGAAGATAATTCTGAATGCGATCCTTATCAATTCTCATAATATGCTTGTCTCTTTAAGAATACCGATACATCCGCGATAGGCAATGGCATTTTTCTCTATAAGGTCGGTCCTCAAATCATAGTCTCGGTCAAAAATCAGGGTACCGGTTTTAAAGACTCTATTTAGGAAAGTAAAAGATACTAAATTTAGAACCACTATGTCAACATTATCCGGCTTTATATTAAACCCTTTTTTCACCAGCACTTTTGATATTTTGCATTTTAAATCCGATGTAGTCTTAAAAAGGTTTTTCTCAACCAATGGCACAATATAGATTCCAATGTCTATATCGTTATAATTTTCTCCTTCAGTAAAAGAACCAAAGAGATAGGCAAACTTTATGGATTTGTCTTCTGCCAAAATTTTTTTTATTTCTTTTACGACCCTCACCGTCATATTTATATTTTAGTCAAAAAAAAATAATTGTCAATGCAAATAGAGAACCCCTCAAACTGCATCAGACAATTTCTTTATCATTAAATGAGATAAGCAAATGAAAAAAATACTCACTGAATTTTGAAGTTATTTTTTTAGATAATCTCTTTTAATTCTTCTACTGGAATTTTTTTGAGCTCGGGCAGCCCGAGCTCCTGGCGGATACGATTTACCGCAGAAGTAATTACAACACTCACCCCAGTCTTACCGATATTTTCAGATAATTTTGTTAGATTTTCCGGAGCAGTTCCTTTTTCAACGCAGATATTCTTTAAGGCAATGATTACTTCAATTGGTCTTACATCCTGCGGACACCTTTCATAACAGGAATAGCAATTAGTGCAGAGCCAGATTACCGAATCCTTCCCGGTTAGGTCTTCTTCCATGCCCAGAAGTGCCTTAAGCAGAATCACCCTTGGGTTAAATTCTTTTGTAAATCTTGCTGCGGGAC comes from candidate division WOR-3 bacterium and encodes:
- a CDS encoding nucleotidyltransferase domain-containing protein; translated protein: MTVRVVKEIKKILAEDKSIKFAYLFGSFTEGENYNDIDIGIYIVPLVEKNLFKTTSDLKCKISKVLVKKGFNIKPDNVDIVVLNLVSFTFLNRVFKTGTLIFDRDYDLRTDLIEKNAIAYRGCIGILKETSIL
- a CDS encoding 4Fe-4S dicluster domain-containing protein encodes the protein MEKEKIIVNFRFREKLNKVPGGKHHNYCYQCSACVASCPAARFTKEFNPRVILLKALLGMEEDLTGKDSVIWLCTNCYSCYERCPQDVRPIEVIIALKNICVEKGTAPENLTKLSENIGKTGVSVVITSAVNRIRQELGLPELKKIPVEELKEII